A genomic window from Methanobacterium sp. BRmetb2 includes:
- a CDS encoding ribokinase yields the protein MKKFDVVGFGALNVDKLFNVNHIACEDEESYITDSTESCGGSAANTIIGLSRLGLKTGFIGKINTDLEGELLYNNLQKEGVDTHGIIISPEGRSGKVLGFVDQKGERALYVDSGVNDQIIFSELDLKYVEDSRLIHLTSFVGKSIEAQKELVNEISTKTMVSFDPGRIYVEKGVEGIGNILERTNILLINQGELKHLIGKKYKSYQQSAKFLMDYGIDLVIVKLGETGCYICHNEEEYLIESFKVKSIDTTGAGDAFNAGFIYSYLTGKNIEKAGITGNYVASLCIKRYGSTKGLPGQKELKEIKKELN from the coding sequence ATGAAAAAATTTGATGTTGTAGGTTTTGGAGCGTTGAATGTGGACAAACTTTTCAATGTGAACCATATAGCCTGTGAAGACGAGGAAAGTTATATTACTGATTCAACTGAATCCTGTGGCGGTTCTGCAGCAAATACCATTATTGGATTATCCAGATTAGGACTTAAAACTGGATTTATAGGAAAAATCAACACTGACTTGGAAGGTGAACTGCTCTATAATAATCTACAAAAAGAAGGTGTTGATACTCATGGTATAATAATCAGCCCAGAAGGTAGGAGTGGTAAAGTTCTGGGATTTGTAGACCAAAAGGGAGAAAGGGCTTTATATGTGGATTCTGGAGTTAATGATCAGATCATTTTTAGTGAACTGGACCTGAAATATGTGGAAGATTCCAGACTAATACACCTCACATCATTTGTTGGAAAATCTATTGAGGCTCAAAAAGAATTAGTAAATGAAATTAGTACTAAAACTATGGTGAGCTTTGATCCAGGACGAATATACGTGGAGAAAGGTGTTGAAGGTATTGGCAATATTTTAGAGAGAACAAATATACTTCTCATAAATCAGGGCGAGTTAAAACATTTAATTGGTAAAAAATACAAATCATATCAACAGAGTGCCAAGTTTTTAATGGATTATGGAATAGATCTGGTTATTGTTAAACTTGGTGAGACAGGATGTTACATCTGCCATAATGAAGAAGAATATTTAATTGAATCTTTTAAGGTTAAGTCTATTGATACCACCGGTGCAGGTGACGCATTTAATGCAGGATTCATATACAGTTATTTAACTGGAAAAAATATAGAAAAAGCAGGTATTACAGGAAATTATGTGGCATCACTTTGCATTAAAAGGTACGGTTCCACCAAAGGACTGCCTGGACAAAAAGAATTAAAGGAAATTAAAAAAGAATTAAATTAA
- a CDS encoding ferredoxin, with amino-acid sequence MDITFKKDLDSLKKEVALKSIDLKENIKDFEPEIEECSVERKVMTISPECVSCNLCAQECPVDAISDAKSTRPAKILENCVNCEICAQTCPVKCINVIKSTAHVNDDVTYELKEVEVPHRLLKMKEIEVNPDKCNSCGTCVKFCPTGAITQAEGETASIDKELCIGCGACANVCDESAIDLERELGPVIPTKKLEIDQDACVECQMCEESCPVDAIKLEDGEIILSEDKCILCEICSTKCPVSALKLERLPHES; translated from the coding sequence ATGGATATAACATTTAAAAAGGATTTAGATTCACTTAAAAAAGAGGTTGCTTTAAAATCTATTGATTTGAAGGAAAATATTAAAGATTTTGAACCAGAAATAGAAGAGTGCAGCGTTGAAAGGAAAGTCATGACCATATCTCCCGAGTGTGTAAGCTGCAACTTATGTGCCCAGGAGTGTCCAGTAGATGCTATATCTGATGCTAAATCAACTAGACCTGCAAAAATTTTGGAAAATTGTGTTAACTGCGAAATTTGCGCCCAGACCTGCCCAGTAAAGTGTATTAATGTTATAAAAAGCACGGCCCATGTTAACGATGATGTAACTTATGAACTTAAAGAAGTTGAAGTACCACACCGCCTACTTAAAATGAAAGAAATTGAAGTTAACCCTGATAAATGTAACTCCTGCGGTACCTGTGTAAAATTCTGTCCTACCGGAGCCATAACCCAGGCTGAGGGTGAAACTGCGTCGATTGATAAAGAGTTATGTATCGGTTGTGGTGCCTGTGCCAATGTATGTGATGAATCTGCCATAGATCTTGAAAGGGAATTAGGGCCAGTTATCCCCACTAAAAAATTGGAAATTGACCAGGATGCTTGTGTGGAATGTCAAATGTGCGAGGAAAGCTGCCCGGTTGATGCTATCAAACTTGAAGATGGTGAAATTATTTTATCAGAAGATAAATGTATTTTATGCGAAATTTGTTCTACAAAATGTCCGGTTAGTGCA
- a CDS encoding formylmethanofuran--tetrahydromethanopterin formyltransferase → MDNMEVEDTFCEAFDGIFTRVIVTADDSDILERAAYDATSTPGTVIGRVEGGVESWLSKNETPDGRLGAILQFWYGTPDVEKFEVELSYRIRQDILVKPFTSVFDASIKPEGYIDTMKNVGHCGDGYEWEEKLYQRDMIIVPIAIPDFKIERKIGYSGGIMGANLWYMCSSKEAVMDGGKKALNAIKDVSGVITPFDICSAASKPETNYPWIGPTTNHPYCPSLKNVLKDSKVPDNVNYIPEIVINGTNLDTVKKAMKNGMKALKNVDGVLMVSAGNYQGQLGDYQIHLKDLMD, encoded by the coding sequence TTGGATAATATGGAAGTTGAAGATACTTTTTGTGAGGCTTTCGACGGAATATTTACCCGAGTTATAGTAACTGCTGATGATTCTGACATATTGGAAAGAGCTGCCTATGATGCCACGTCTACCCCTGGAACCGTGATTGGAAGGGTCGAAGGCGGTGTTGAATCGTGGCTATCAAAAAATGAAACTCCTGATGGCCGTTTAGGTGCTATTTTGCAGTTCTGGTATGGGACTCCTGATGTGGAAAAGTTCGAAGTGGAACTTTCATACCGTATAAGGCAGGACATACTGGTTAAACCATTTACCTCTGTATTTGATGCATCCATAAAACCAGAAGGATATATTGATACCATGAAAAATGTGGGGCACTGTGGTGATGGATATGAATGGGAAGAAAAGCTATACCAAAGGGATATGATTATTGTTCCAATAGCCATTCCCGATTTTAAGATTGAACGAAAAATCGGTTATTCAGGGGGTATTATGGGCGCCAATTTATGGTACATGTGCAGTAGCAAGGAAGCAGTTATGGATGGGGGTAAAAAGGCATTAAACGCAATAAAAGATGTGAGTGGCGTAATCACTCCCTTTGATATATGTTCTGCTGCCTCTAAACCCGAGACTAATTATCCATGGATTGGTCCTACCACCAATCACCCTTACTGTCCATCCCTAAAAAACGTGCTAAAAGATTCCAAAGTTCCTGATAACGTGAATTATATCCCTGAAATTGTTATTAATGGTACAAATTTAGATACTGTAAAAAAAGCTATGAAAAATGGAATGAAGGCTCTAAAAAATGTTGATGGTGTTTTAATGGTTTCAGCAGGGAACTATCAGGGCCAGTTAGGAGATTATCAAATTCATTTGAAAGATTTAATGGATTAA